The genomic segment GGGATCGAATCTCACCGCCACCCTTTATCAAAAATGAATTCTCATGTGCTTGGCCAATGAAAAAAGAATCAGTCCCGCACATGAGGGAACATGAtgagaatataattaagtaaataaaagtgtgtTCTCTTTAACAAATTAAGATTTTggatgagatggtcacacacttcaacatggtatcagagtagaCAAAGGTCATGAGATCAAATCTCACCGCCACTCATTATCAAAAAGAACTATATAAAAGTGTGCTCTCCCTAAAAACTTAAGATTTTAGATGAAATGGCCACGCACTTTAACATTAATAATGCCCACGGTTGATGGAAATCTACCTGACTAAAAGTTATCAagaatgtaaaggtaaatgcGATAGACTAAACCTGAGTATACTTGAACAACAGGAACAACAATAATGATGCTTCAATTCCAGCTAGTTGCGGTCGGttatatgaatccttactaTCCATTTTGATACATTTGGGCTTGACTCCTGCCTAGAGTATGTCCCGACATATTATGTGTTGTGTAGCATCATCCATGAATTGATTACTTTGTACTGGTGGTCGACCCTGCTCCTTTATGGTATACTccacaaaaataatattgtcCATCTGAATCTAAAAAGAAACCTATATGAAGTATACTTGAGATTCTATTTTGTTGAAGAGAAGAATGCCAAAAGAGTATGTTCTActgtcatcttttactcttATTTTTGCCTATTTTGTTCCCCCCGTCCccctcccacccccccccccccaaaaaaaaaaaaaaaaaaagaaaaaaagaagaaggaatgaATGTTGAAAGAAATTTAGCTTTAAAAGTTACAAAATAATTAGAAAATTTACATGCTTGCAGTTCTTAGCCAAGAAGAAGCATGGTTTGACACATGCAGCAATGTTGACTCCGACTCAGATGATGACTTCAGTAGCGTCCATGGAGGTAATGAACATCTATTTTTCTGTTCTaaattttcccattttttcCAGACCAACACAATACTTTACTCCTATTAGCCTTTCTGTAGGCAATGTTAACTCTTACTTCGTAACAAATAAGCAATTGCTTTGATTTAGACATTACTTATTTATGCTCTTGACTTTTGTAGATCTATTCCCAAAAACTGGACAAGTGCTTCAATATGAAACTTCATCGTGTTTTATGGATAACAACCTTAAGTACAAGGAGTACCACGAAAGATATCTCAAGATAGATGGCAGTAGATCAGATAAGTTTTTGCTCAAAGATGGAGTTCATAGTCCAAAAGGACTTGCACTTATAGGTGGTCAGGGCTATGAAGTTCCGTCCCTCGGGAAGCACGAAGTCCTTGGCGcccaaagaaagaaatatttggACCGCGCATATGGAAGTTTTAATGGCGTTAAAGAGGATAAACTCGGTATGCTGGAGAAAACTCAAGAGAATGTGCTCAAGACTGTCTTACCGAAGCTGGTCACTTCCTTGAGTTTCAACGAACAGATCATTAGTGCATCAAATTCAGGTCAAGTTTCTCAAGTAAAGCAATCAACTATAAGGCTTTCTCTAAAGAGAACATCTGTCGATGGCAAAGAAGATGATAAATATTGTAAGTACCTCGCCACTTTCCATTTCGATATTGCTCTTTCATCTTAAATCAAGCTACTGCGCAAAGATCATTTTATGGATTCCTTCCATGAAGTTCCCTGCATTctcttaattatttatgaatctAACTGGTAATCTAATTCTTATTGTGATCATGTTATGATGATAACTTTGTAATTAATATTTCTGTTGTTACAGAATATGGTACCAAATCATAGGAGCGAATCTAGAATATtgccttttatttattttgatttaatcCTTTTAATTGTATAAATACCTTGTATGTTCAGGAATATAGATATCAGTTCTTCCACTCgattacatggtatcagagtcaTGTCCTTCCCTGTTTGGGCCCCATGTTGTATTCTCCATGCTCTAGTTGGGCATGGGCGTGAAGGAGGGTATTAGAGTGGGTTAGAGTCTGACACTGGTTGGGGAGTGGACTGGTGGTCTGCTTATATGGACTTGGGAATCCTCCCTCATGAAGTAGCTTTTGCGGTTGAATTACGCCCAAGTGTCATATCTTTACACCTGTTCTAGAATATAGAAATACAGGTGAACAAACCTATTGTTGGGAATGTATTAGAATGATATATTAACCATAGGGGTCATCATGTAGGCAATGTCGGACCTATAGTGTTAGGAGTGGTTCATTTGAACCCATCATTTTTGgcatgtgcatgtgtgtgaagaACTCTGAAACTTAGTAAAATTATTAAGTTTTGAACCATATTTTTCAACGAGCTCAGAAGCGTTAACCAATTAAGTTAAATTCTGGATCCATCTCTGATCGTAGGTGCGTcaacaaaaaaatatctttACCGTCCCAGGGCCGGGCTGCAAATTCCTTGTTGTACAGAAGAAAAGCTAACTGCAGGAAGTTGGTCAAAGATTGATCCCTCAAACTTTAAGCTACGTAGTGATAGTTATTTCAGGTACACTCTTAAGCGGAATTCTTTTCCGATTAACAAGTGTGACATAGCTTGTAAATGGTTATTTAGTATCTATACATTTGCTTGATTATGTCATTTAATCTTGCAGGGACAAGAGAAAATGCCCTGCTCCAAATGTGTCTCCTTATATTCCTATTGGGGTTGATCTATTTGTGTGTTCTAAAAAGATCAATCACATTGCACAACACCTTGTGCTTCCCTCTGTAAAAGGAGATGGAAAATTTCCTCCATTACTTATTGTCAATATTCAGTTGCCCACTTATCCCGCTTCGATGTTCGTTGGTGATGCTGACGGGGAAGGCTTGAGCCTTGTATTATATTTCAAAATATCTGAAACTTTTGACAGAGACATTTCTCCCCAGTTTCAGGACAGCATCAAGGTACTTTCATGTCAATTTTATAGTTCACAAAACACGCCGTCTCCATTTTCTTTGTGATTTGTATTAACAAAATTTTGGTTTCTGAATTTCCACTTGCAAGTAGGTAGTAGTAGGTACGTCTTTTGCTTGCATGGGTTCTTTAGTTTTCTAGAAATGTGATATTTCTCTATGTTGATTTATTGGGAAGAAATGGCCAAAATGTCTGGTTAAAATGTCTAATTCTTGCTTAGACTAACAAGAATAAAAAACTAGCTTGTGTTACGTTTTATTAAATCTCTTTAAGTTGTTCGTATTACATGATATAGATCTATCCATGGCAAGAGGTGAATCgagaatttaaatttaattgctTTAACCTTTAGGTTCTTACTACTTAACCCATTACACTTTGAACTTATGGGCTAAACATTTAACATTTGTCGGAATTTTAGTGATTGTGTTCATATACATCTATATTACGTGTCAAAAATGCTGGTTCAGTAGAACCTAGAAATTATATGCTTCATCCACCTCTGTCCACGAAAGTGGTGATAGGGGATTGGAGAACTCTCAATACGACTTGCTTccatattaaattttcatatctATGTGCTGTTGATTTGTATGACAGAGATTAGTTGAGGATGATATGGAAAAGGTTAAAGGATTTGCAAGAGAATCATCTGTTCCTTTTAGAGAGAGGTTGAAGATTATGGTTGGAGTGGTTAATCCGGATGAGCTTGTTTCAACTGCTACTGAAAGTAAGCTTTTGAATGCATACAACGAGAAGCCTGTGCTTTCGCGCCCTCAACACAGCTTTTATCAGGTGGATACTCTATCCTTTTGATTTGAAGTTAAGGTTCTATGCACTAATGTTGTGAAAGATATTTACACAATCAGGTTACATAGAAGCTAATTACAAGGAAATCTCTATGATAAGCATTGATCGCTAACCTGATAAAAATAGTAACTGCCCTGCTATATTAGGTTAAACAAAATTGATCGTCTAAAGAGTCTACATTATCAGTGCATATAACTTATCTCAAGTTTTGCATTATTTCGATGTTATTGGAGATGAACATCAAGTCTATCTTCCTTTTCTGTTCATTGCAGGGGCCAAATTACTTCGAGGTGGATCTTGACATTCATCGCTTCAGCTACATTGCAAGAAAGGGACTTGACTCTTTTAGGGAGCGTTTAGGATTTGGGATACTGGATCTTGGAATAACAATTCAGGTTTCTCTTTATTTTACTTGCTATATTTCAGAAAGAATTGAACTTATTAGGATTGAGGAAATTGGCTTACCCTTTGGCTTGACAAATGGTATATTTATTGATTGCATCAATAGTGTATATTACTTAATATCTATCATGTTACCATTTAATAATGTATAAACATTATTTTATACAGTCGGTGCATGAAACTTAAATTCTTCGATAAATCCTGCAGGCGCAGAAGCCAGAGGAGCTACCGGAGAAAGTGCTTGGATGTATGAGATTGAACAAGATTAACTTTGTTGATAATGGCCAAATACCAACACTTATGTGTGTTGAAGATTCATTTTCAGATTGATATGATATTACAACTGACACCAGCATTTGGAGTGGAGTCTTCAAATAGTCCCCCTTGTAATTAAGCAATTCCAGTTTTCTATAAATGACATATTTTATAAGAGCCGACaaatatatgtttttgataGATGACAGACTACTATCATGTTAATACAACTATTTGGTTACATCCAATTTTGCTGATGAGATAAATACATAAGGGTTATTTTTGAGAGCCTGTCATtttgtatttttcatttttgttaacATGTGTGAACAGAGGCAGATCTAGGATTTAAAGGTGGCGGGTgccataattttcttcaatgttcATCTTGTTAGAAACGTGTATTTGGGTCGggtccatctctttttagtttattcgggtcaacttaataggctatttttatttgcaaatatgaaaattacatctcaaaaatcaagaaacgaatataattagcatcttaaacaaggaatcacactcattaacacccattaacaacaaaagtaaaatcacattttcaccaagggacttgcatctcttatgtatattataaaatgaatttgcataagtaaaataacatcttcaataagggaattacaccaatcaaaataagaaaaaaataatagaaaaactcttcaataggtaaatacatcccataagtaaatgtagaattagataaactacgaattctcaaaaataaatcataaatttgatgttttttctaagcagtgcttacaaaatttccatcacaatttaagtactaaagtgatttaaattgaatttaacgattatagaatagcataaatttttagAAGACACtgcctccgtccatttttatttgtccattatattaaaaatatatgtccacttttacttgtaagttatatagtttgaaaaaccaagacataatttatcatttcatacctattttagcttattattaagtattccaattcatttctcagtttatttattgtttattaagagtgtcccaagtcaaatatagacaagtaaacatggacggagggagtaataaacaaaagaaactataaaaagaaattgaattttgatctcaatctaAAATTCCCATTGAGATCcagtttttcgatttaaatattcacagatttgagattaagagaaatgcttaatttaagagattttgaagtttctatttgtgtgttctcgctagagatcacagataaaataatagaaaaaaggaaaggcaatataaataataaaaagataaatagaaaattgggaagGCCGAAAAGGGAATTTGGTACAAAGGAAGTAAAATGAGCAAAGAAAAATGGGAGCCGGAAAATGTTCAAGATAGTTTTAAACTTGTGTCTACCAGCCGTGgcacctttgtctaatttacTATTGGGGGTGGcgggatcaaatatttaacctaatttaagcaaattacaacataagtatataaaaaatttattaatggagagggtgccatgccacccccACCCTAATGGGTGGATCTGCCCCTGTGTGTGAATAGTATTCTTGGAAAAATACAAGGTGCATGACACTGCTTGAAATTAATGAAAAGGAAAACTTAATTTGGAACAAAAAGAAGCTTCAAAAGGTGTCGGCTACCTTCTTACTGACAGTACAACTAGGTGTCGGCACTCAATTAGTAGCACTAGCACGTCACTAGGCTCACTTCAGTTGCAAAGACTTTCTCCTTTGTCGCATGTAAGGAAGTAAAGCCTGAACACCTCCACAATTTTGGACCCAAATGCACATATATTAGCAGATTGTGATAATAAACCGACACCATTTGCACAAAATCCATCGTACGCCAGTGCGTACATGTGGAGTGCTAGTGGTTACTCATAGGAGGAAGCCATACCTAATACATTGAAACACTGATGGTAAATGCAATAGGTATCAAAGAACAAAACAACtatttttgacaaaaaagaTTAGGTTAATCCATGAGAGCAAGAAGAATTTGAGTATTACGTCATGAGGGCGAGTAGAGCAAAGTGAATTACTATTGCAATAGTTGTAGTCATCCTCGTAGCTATTATCAACAAGAATTGCTTCAAAAGATAACCAATAATCATTATCCAAGCATCATACAAACATGAGATTACTTATAGCTTATACTAAATGACTTTATAAATAATAAGTGAAACATGAAGAACAACCAAACGTTTCTTCACAAtgtataatttataaataaataaaaagctaGTCTGGTGCTTGAAGCGTCTCGCATTCACGCAAGGGAAGCAAAGGGACCCACCTCAAGGGGttatgtaaaaaagaaaaagaaaaaaaagggcaagAAATCAAATTTTAATCTTCAAAGTGATGATCTGAACTAGGGGTGTCAAATTTGGCTCAAAAGATGATTGCTCGCCCAAcccgctcaaaattttatgggttgggCTCAAGATAATTTCACATTGGGTGATTTTAAGCCCAACTCAACCTCTTGCATTTTAAAGTGATCTACAACTTAGCGTCTTATCTTGTAGTTTTtaagatttacttaaatttgaGTTTATTGCTTGAGTTtactctatatttttttttttttatgtatacacttttcttgtagcatgtatcttataagtttgtagtgtatttgatatgaagggaaatatttttcacaaaaaatgtTTTGCTCGAAAATATTTACCACAGAAAATGTTttgctcaaaaatattttcaaaaaatccgtgaaaatatttttctagaaaatagacCCTTCAAAAAAAATGGGTCGAAGTTGGTAGTCGTATGACCCAACCCATTTCAATACAATCCATTTCCCGTAAAATAGCTTTGAGTTAATATTAGCCCAACCCATTTATCACCTCAGCCCATTTTGATTGGGCCAATTTCAGCCAACCCGCCCATTCTAATCGAACTCATAACTTAGCAAACCCAAGCTTGTCGAACCTGTTAAGTTTTCATTGCTTCCACTACAGCCTTAAAGCATCTCTGACGTGTTTTCACTGCACTTTTGAATGTGGGAGACACATCATCTAAAGTTCTACTCTCTTGGTTGTGCATAAGGATTTAATTAATATCCATTAACAGTGTACTATAATTTTTGCACTGTCGGTGTAATTTAACTTGCTATAGGAAGCAACTTATCTTCATTAAGTTACTACTTACTTGTTATGATTAGTTACTTGCAATTACCATTTAAATTACCTAATTGTTTAAATAACTTTTACACCATAAGTGTACAGAACTTAAACTTGTTAAACAATAAATTGCATGTAACGCTTAAACATGTGATGTACTTGTCAGCACGTAAATGAATATAACAACTTCAAGTGAAACTACTCAACATCTGTGGCATACAGGTGCAAGTGATGGCAAATTCTTTTACCAAGTTGTAACCTTTGTAGATCAAAGTAGCCCATTTGGTTTGTGACGGCAGATGTTATATCTCTGTCCTATCCTCTTTCAACAGTCTTCAATTGAAGCCGAATAcatgtatagacataaatgATCAAAGACACGAAGGATGGTCAAATTTGTAGTATAAACATGTCAACTAAaggtatatatgtgtgtatacatATTTTCCATTTACAATTGAGGGAAGCCTAGACACTAATcaataaattgaagaaaaaaaaagtcatgttTCTAATGGTACTGGGGATACATGTTGCAATTCTGCAGCATGTTATAAAATTCCAATTCTGCAGCATGTTATCAAATTCCGATTCCGCCAACCACTTTTGGAATTTCAGCATCAAATATTCTGGCGATTTCATCATATTTCGGTAAAAAAAACTATGTCGTGCAGCAGTAAGTATCTTCATCTGCACGATTTTTTCACTAATTCCCAAATGATTTGCAAGGATCAGAGTTCACAGAGTCCAAGACCTTCATAAGTGGAGTGGCCAGGGcaaaaatgaattgaaaatgaCACATTGCTTAACCGACTTTGATTTTTTCTCGACCAACAAAAATCCTCAAGAAGATATCGTTTTTCGAGAGTCACTTCACTGGCTGAGGGATGCAGGATGCACTTCCAGCTCATTTTCATTATAAATCTAAAGAAACAAACCAAATTTGGTTGAGGCTTCTATAAAAAAGCAATGGTTGTTTATGGATTTCTGCAGTGACAAATAGAAATCACCACATATTGAATGTCTTTACCTTTATAAAACCGAGATCTGCGACCATCTTGGTACGTTTGGTTATCCTGCTTTGCATCACTCCTCTGATGTATCAATGGTCCTGAGAACGCAACCCTTCTTTGTCGGCCATTGCAGTCCTGTTCATTTAGAAAGATACTTAGATATTCTGTCATATCACTCGTTGGGCCTTTGCAATTACTAAGTTGTACATGTGACATGGCTTCAGATAAGAAATAAAACTTTAGATTGTATGACATGATATTTAAGTTATTTCAGTTATAGTTGGACTGATGGTATCAAAAGATAACCGTAGTAATTCTAGAGCTAGATTTTGGTTTTTAGTTAGGCTAAAGGTCTATTTTTATTGTAGTGTCCTTCGATTTCTGTTATTATTTACCGTCTCTTGTTCTTCGCTTAGCatattattttcttgtagtTACCGTTTCCTTTTTCCTATTTGACCTGCTTTGTTATTGCTTTATTCTGAGCCGAGGTTCTATCGCAAACAACCTCTccacctcccaaggtagggtaaggtctgtgtacactctaccgttcccagaccccacttatgggattacactgagtatgttgttggtatcagagcaatagAGATCCTGAGTTCGAGTCTTACTGCCAcctattattaaaaatattccatGATCTCGGCCAATGAAAAGAATCAAGCCCGCACGTGACAGGACGTGTTgaagacataattaaataaacaCAAATTTACTCTCTGATAGTTTAAGCTGTTAGATGAGATGGTTAAACGTTCAGACGATGCGAATATTTCAATTACGCATAGAATAGCTTATGAGgtaaaatttttataaaatcccggccatttctccaaaaaccaaaaaagaattaattaaacaaaacgCTCCTATGGTAGCATTACAGCAGAAAACAAAAGTTACAGTTTTACACCATCAATTTCAAATGGGTTTAGTGGATCAAGGTTACTAACCTCTGACAACTCCTGAGATTGGTGTATATCAGGTGAGCCAAAAGAATCTCGTTGCTCATGATGATGAGTGTGTTGCCTGCCAATACAATGCTTTGCATCATTGTTGCGGCCTCTGGCTTCAGTGTTGATCCTGCTCGAAAAGTCATTATTATCTGACATGTTTAAATCCAAGTTATCGGTAGCTTGCAGCATACTGGAAGGGGCAAATGCAATCGACTTTTGACTTCTTGAGTTAGCCTGCCGATGGGGTGGTCTCGTTCCTGCAGAATCTTGCCTTCTCTTTTTGGCCCATGCATTGCCACTTGAAGCTGTCATTTGCGCAGGGACAGATCGGATGCTTTCCCCTTGAGATTCGTCGGTCGTCTGAGAAGCCTCCGACACTGTATCATAATTAGATGATTTCATCGATATGCGTGCCACGGTAGCTCCTTTTCCTTTAGATATATGGCCACTACCAACATTGTTTCTACGACCATTATGAGTATTGGCTTCAGCTTCCTTCATTAAACAAAATTGAAGATTGTCAATATACCATCAATAAGTAATGTAAGTATGTGTATCTGTATCTGAATGAGAGACTGAACAAAGACCTCTGTTGAGACCACTATTCCGAAGTTGCTCGATTCTTGATGAGGTTTTTGcacctttcttgaatttcttgaagCTCCAGATGCTCTCACTGTGGAACTGGCCCTCTTTCTGACAATGTAAGTTAGGGGAAGATAAGTGCAAAATCATAGTAGTATAGTTGCTTAAAACTAAGCAGTTGGAGATGGATGAAATGTATAGCATGAACTAGATATGTTTGAGCTATAATGTTGAACTAGTATTCAGACTAGTGAAGGAACAGCGACAAATCATCTTTCTTTTTGTGCCTACAGATATAGATTATGTTTGCCggcttttactttttttaaccACCATTACATGCAGAACATCCTTTCTATGGAGtgcaaagaagaaaggaattcaCCTCCGTGCTTCTTCTCGGAACTTTGCATCAATTTCCTTGTTTGGTGGGTACTTAGGCAAGCTTGACGGGTCACAAGCGTAAGGCTTTGTATTGAAATACTGAAAAAACGTACATGACAAATGTTGAACCAGAATATTAGCATGTTGAAAGAATTTGTCTTAAATGTTGTCCAACTTGAGAGTTGAATTTTAAAACAGAGAACAAAGAACCGAGAGATAGCTTAAGGATCAGTCATCAGTAGAACCAAGGAAATAAAACAAAcagaaaagaataaagaagataatagtaaaaatggaaatttgaaatgaaaaaaagataCATGCACTGTTTTCAGCACATAGCCTTACCTCAGAATCAAGAGCAGATGAAGCAGTTCCACGTTTATGAGGATCAATTGAAAGAAGTGTTTCTATAAGGTTGACAGCAGTTTTTGGTAATTCTTTACATCTATCTCGAAGTGCACTCTCATAAGGATGTTGGGGTTTAAAAATAGTTGCTAGTGGAAGTTTAGACTTTTTCCAGAAATCATCAGATGGTGAACCACAGAGTTTGAAGATTTTATGCAATTGTTCAACCTGCAGAGTAGAAAAGACATAATTTTTCACAATTGACTAAAATCAGTATCATCTAATCAAAGCCGTTATATTCAAGACTTTATTCATAAATCTTCTAGTAGTGTAGATTTATGAGATAGCTACAGTCCAATGCCTTTTTGGTGATGTAATTTACAAAATAACCAGTAAACATATAGGTTTTGTATGTTGAGTAtgaatatacataaaatatacatataatatacataatcagtgtataggTTTCGTATATGTCGGCTCGCTCCCGTAATTAATTTTGGCCGACAGgctgaaaatgaaaaaagcccTAGATTTATCTTGTCCCATATGTGCAAGTTATTATGAGAATTACATACGAACTGTTATCAAATCCAAAACGAACTTCTAAAAACCACTGACCTCAGTCCTCCCTTTCAGGAGAGGTTTCCCAAAAAAGAGTTCTGCAAAAACACAACCAGCACTCCACAAATCCACCGTTAGCCCATAGCTTGTTGATCCCAAGAGAAGTTCAGGAGGTCGATACCATAAAGTCACAACACGGCTTGTTAGTGGTTGCTTGTGCCTAGCACTCAGGAAATTTGCAAGACCAAAATCTGCTATCTTTAGAACTCCTTCATTGTTTACCAAAACATTGGATGCTTTAATATCCCGGTGCATTATACCTCGGGAATGACAATGCTCTAGTCCACTCAGCAGCTGCCGCATATAGCATTTAATCTACTTCcataagagaaaaaaatatgagatgttcttttcctttttgtagTAAAAAGATTCAAACAGTGATCTTAACAAACCTGTGAATCAGTGAACTTGATGTCAGGACATGACAAGAGTCCAGAGAGGTCATGTTCCATGTATTCAAAAACTAGGTATATGCAACACGATAACCGAGAAGTGACTATTCCGATTAGCTTCATGATATTTGGATGGTCAAGTTTGCGGAGAATCGTTACTTCTCGAGCCATAAATCTGACGCTGTCTGGCTGGAAATTGTCAAATTTCACCTTCTTCAGGGCAACCATTTTACCAGTTTCAACATCACGTGCACGATAAACACTGCTGTATGTCCCTTGTCCAATCTACAGACAAAAGTATTTGTAAGAAGAAAAGTCTTTTGCATTCATAAGATGGTGATATTCAACTGAAAT from the Lycium ferocissimum isolate CSIRO_LF1 chromosome 11, AGI_CSIRO_Lferr_CH_V1, whole genome shotgun sequence genome contains:
- the LOC132036528 gene encoding uncharacterized protein LOC132036528, with product MGACVSTPGHTIKVKKRHRRRHRKFRGKNLISLAEGTRRRNSDVGPHIAVSEFVRRSEVSSSKYHLTQLQWHHTQTDATVLSQEEAWFDTCSNVDSDSDDDFSSVHGDLFPKTGQVLQYETSSCFMDNNLKYKEYHERYLKIDGSRSDKFLLKDGVHSPKGLALIGGQGYEVPSLGKHEVLGAQRKKYLDRAYGSFNGVKEDKLGMLEKTQENVLKTVLPKLVTSLSFNEQIISASNSGQVSQVKQSTIRLSLKRTSVDGKEDDKYCASTKKYLYRPRAGLQIPCCTEEKLTAGSWSKIDPSNFKLRSDSYFRDKRKCPAPNVSPYIPIGVDLFVCSKKINHIAQHLVLPSVKGDGKFPPLLIVNIQLPTYPASMFVGDADGEGLSLVLYFKISETFDRDISPQFQDSIKRLVEDDMEKVKGFARESSVPFRERLKIMVGVVNPDELVSTATESKLLNAYNEKPVLSRPQHSFYQGPNYFEVDLDIHRFSYIARKGLDSFRERLGFGILDLGITIQAQKPEELPEKVLGCMRLNKINFVDNGQIPTLMCVEDSFSD
- the LOC132037400 gene encoding cyclin-dependent kinase C-2 C-like; this encodes MGCVSSKQARAHSPPPRRNNSSVVTTTTINAVINGESTDHPNVHHNIKNGSFAPLEKIKEEPEKEKNAESLIRRSNSNSRGSKKGSSEKKANFSIKFGRLTEGEHLAAGWPVWLTAVASEAIEGWMPLRSDAFERLEKIGQGTYSSVYRARDVETGKMVALKKVKFDNFQPDSVRFMAREVTILRKLDHPNIMKLIGIVTSRLSCCIYLVFEYMEHDLSGLLSCPDIKFTDSQIKCYMRQLLSGLEHCHSRGIMHRDIKASNVLVNNEGVLKIADFGLANFLSARHKQPLTSRVVTLWYRPPELLLGSTSYGLTVDLWSAGCVFAELFFGKPLLKGRTEVEQLHKIFKLCGSPSDDFWKKSKLPLATIFKPQHPYESALRDRCKELPKTAVNLIETLLSIDPHKRGTASSALDSEYFNTKPYACDPSSLPKYPPNKEIDAKFREEARRKRASSTVRASGASRNSRKVQKPHQESSNFGIVVSTEEAEANTHNGRRNNVGSGHISKGKGATVARISMKSSNYDTVSEASQTTDESQGESIRSVPAQMTASSGNAWAKKRRQDSAGTRPPHRQANSRSQKSIAFAPSSMLQATDNLDLNMSDNNDFSSRINTEARGRNNDAKHCIGRQHTHHHEQRDSFGSPDIHQSQELSEDCNGRQRRVAFSGPLIHQRSDAKQDNQTYQDGRRSRFYKDL